From Glycine soja cultivar W05 chromosome 4, ASM419377v2, whole genome shotgun sequence, the proteins below share one genomic window:
- the LOC114410009 gene encoding uncharacterized protein LOC114410009: MEGLLPLVYKAIKRNKTRRQYECLSSGTSLGYNISMPEMYPQTQDHVLQNQTHTQKMFHHPEEGHKVGHRRYNSVDDHFNYGFQSAQMRTGVDAPSSNKLVRFRSQRMFSCITGV, from the coding sequence ATGGAGGGTCTTCTGCCTCTTGTTTACAAAGCAATCAAGAGAAACAAAACACGACGGCAATATGAGTGTCTTTCATCAGGAACCTCTCTAGGGTACAACATCAGCATGCCCGAGATGTACCCTCAAACTCAGGACCATGTCCTTCAGAATCAGACACATACCCAGAAAATGTTTCACCACCCTGAAGAAGGTCACAAAGTTGGTCACAGGAGATATAACTCTGTTGATGATCATTTCAATTATGGGTTCCAATCTGCTCAGATGAGAACAGGCGTTGATGCTCCCTCTTCGAACAAACTTGTAAGGTTTAGGAGCCAGAGAATGTTTTCATGTATCACTGGTGTTTAa